A region from the Colwellia sp. PAMC 21821 genome encodes:
- a CDS encoding FAD:protein FMN transferase, giving the protein MQPERNVELTVTNDGHCIHFEAMASPCEVLVANSDSKLALALGELIAKEVWRIEDKYSRYKPTSVCSAINQSRGKAIAIDQETYLLLNFADTCYQLSEGVFDITSGVLRQVWQFDGSDNIPSVDAVKKIIADMGWHKVSFDEQQLVMPENMEVDFGGIGKEYAVDRAMIIANEFTDLPVLVNLGGDLAANKPRKANVPWQVGIEHPGFIDRKPMVVSLLQGALATSGDAKRFLLKDNVRYSHILNAKTGWPILQAPRSITVVAPQCIQAGILATLALMQGEQAESFLTEQEIKFWAIR; this is encoded by the coding sequence ATGCAGCCTGAGCGTAATGTTGAATTAACAGTAACTAATGACGGTCATTGTATACATTTTGAGGCCATGGCCAGCCCTTGCGAAGTGCTTGTAGCAAATAGCGATAGTAAACTCGCTTTAGCGTTAGGCGAACTAATTGCCAAGGAAGTTTGGCGTATTGAAGATAAATATTCTCGTTATAAACCAACCAGTGTTTGCTCAGCAATTAACCAAAGCCGTGGCAAAGCCATTGCTATCGATCAAGAAACCTACCTATTATTAAACTTTGCTGATACATGTTATCAACTCAGTGAAGGTGTGTTCGATATAACATCGGGTGTGCTGCGACAAGTTTGGCAATTTGATGGCAGTGATAATATTCCCTCCGTTGATGCCGTTAAAAAAATAATAGCTGATATGGGCTGGCATAAAGTTAGTTTCGACGAGCAGCAACTAGTGATGCCAGAAAACATGGAAGTAGATTTTGGTGGTATTGGTAAAGAATACGCGGTTGATAGGGCGATGATTATTGCGAATGAATTTACTGATTTACCGGTACTCGTTAATTTAGGTGGCGACTTAGCGGCAAATAAACCCCGTAAAGCCAATGTGCCTTGGCAAGTAGGCATTGAGCACCCAGGTTTTATAGATCGCAAACCTATGGTGGTCAGTTTATTACAAGGTGCTCTAGCCACCAGTGGTGACGCCAAAAGGTTCTTGCTAAAAGATAATGTACGCTATAGCCATATTTTAAATGCCAAAACCGGTTGGCCTATTTTACAAGCGCCACGCTCAATTACCGTTGTGGCACCGCAGTGTATTCAAGCAGGAATATTAGCGACATTAGCGTTAATGCAAGGCGAACAAGCTGAAAGCTTTTTGACAGAACAAGAAATAAAGTTTTGGGCTATTCGCTAA